The Haloprofundus salinisoli region TCGTCGCGTTCGTCTCGTTGGTGACGAGTTCGGTACTGGAGGCGTCACTGTTCGATTCGTTGACGGGGGAGAGCGACCCGGCGTCGAACTGTGATGCGAATCCGGAACCGATGGCGATTGCGCCCAGCGCGACGACGAGAAGTACCAGAAGCGGTACGTACTGTCGCTGCGAACCAGGGTCAGACATTGCGTGCGGCAAGAACCAGTACCGCCTTTGTTATGGGCAACCGTTCGTTCGTTTCAGCCGTATGGGTCGGCATACTGTTTTGATAGGCCGAACGTACGACCGCCGGACTGGACCGCGATTGCACCCGGTTCGAAGTCGCGCCGAACGCTTTTGCTCGAAGCGCCCGTAGCGTGAACGAATGACTCGACCAGCGACGCTCGGAGGGACCTGCCGATGAACATGCTCGTCGACGGCGAGTGGATGACCGACGCCTACGAGTCGACGGACGAAGACGGCGAGTTCGACCGGCAGGAGACGTCGTTCCGCGACCGAATCGAGGACCGCGAGGACGCGAAATTCCCCGTCGAGGCGGGTCGGTACCACCTCTACATCTGCCGGGCCTGCCCGTGGGCCCACCGAACGGCGATGACGCGCTCGCTGCTGGGACTCGAACGCGCGATCTCGCTCTCGCTGACCGAACCGGTCCGCATCGACGACGGGTGGGAGTTCTCAGAGCGGTTTCCGGACCCACTGTACGACGAGCCGTATCTCCGGGACGTCTACGTCCGCGCGGACGACGATTACACCGGCCGCGTGACGGTGCCGGTGCTGTGGGACAGACAGGAAGAGACCGTCGTCAACAACGAGTCCGAAGAGATAATGCGGATGCTCGGCACGGAGTTCGGCCGCCTCGCCGAGCGCGACGTCGACCTCTACCCCGAAGGGTATCGAGACGAGGTCGACCGGCTCATAGACGACATCTACGACCCCATCAACAACGGCGTCTACCGCGCCGGGTTCGCCGACGCGCAGGCGGCGTACGACCGAGCGGTCGACGAGCTGTTCGAGGCGCTCGACCGCTACGAGAACGTCCTCGACGAGCGGCGCTACCTCGCCGGCGA contains the following coding sequences:
- a CDS encoding glutathione S-transferase family protein, whose amino-acid sequence is MNMLVDGEWMTDAYESTDEDGEFDRQETSFRDRIEDREDAKFPVEAGRYHLYICRACPWAHRTAMTRSLLGLERAISLSLTEPVRIDDGWEFSERFPDPLYDEPYLRDVYVRADDDYTGRVTVPVLWDRQEETVVNNESEEIMRMLGTEFGRLAERDVDLYPEGYRDEVDRLIDDIYDPINNGVYRAGFADAQAAYDRAVDELFEALDRYENVLDERRYLAGDVLTEADLAMFATLVRFDHVYHTHFKCNRRAIHEFPNLWNYTKELYQLPGIADTVNLEHITEHYYRSHGDVNPKRLVPTGPDIDFSGPHDRDRLAGGPPDALFE